The following proteins are encoded in a genomic region of Pelodictyon phaeoclathratiforme BU-1:
- the ppdK gene encoding pyruvate, phosphate dikinase, whose translation MPQSEITNEKAGSKQYIYSFSGGSSEGDASMKNLLGGKGANLAEMANIGLPVPPGFTISTEVCTYYYENQKNYPKNLFEQGIPDALRKIEETLGKKFGDPENPLLVSVRSGARASMPGMMDTILNLGLNAQTVDGLAKKSGNPRFAWDCYRRFVQMYGDVVLDLKPTDKKQIDPFEKILEAKKHELGIELDTEFTVEDLQSIVADYKTAILEKTGKTFPEDPHEQLIGAIGAVFNSWNNERAIVYRKLNHIPGYWGTACNVQAMVFGNMGLDCGTGVAFTRDAATGDNIFYGEFLMNAQGEDVVAGTRTPLKIEQLKAENPGIYDQLEEIRSILEHHYHDMMDIEFTIENNILFMLQCRVGKRTGMAAVKIAVDMFNEKLIDEKEALLRIEPEQLNQLLRPVFDMKEKQAAIQEGRLLATGLNAGPGAATGKIYFNAVDAYEAGKRGEAVILVRIETSPEDIKGMDASEGILTERGGMTSHAALVARQMGKVCVAGCGALSIDYQRGELRVQGNDIVLHEGDYISIDGSTGEVIAGKVATKNSEIIEVLVDKSLKPEDAPTWPIYQQLMEWADKYRKLNIRTNADQPDQAEIAITFGAEGIGLCRTEHMFFGGERIDAMREMILADDVDGRKIALEKLLPYQRDDFYGLFKAMGSRPVTIRLLDPPLHEFLPHTDDEIRALSIKIGRSFEEIKERIGDLHEFNPMLGLRGCRLGILHPEITVMQVRAIIEAACKLKKEGLEVVPEIMVPLVSTVKELEITSEVIHKTARSVIAEQGTGVKYLVGTMIEVPRAAITSDQIATAADFFSYGTNDLTQMGLGMSRDDSGQFLPIYQQHEIFARNPFESIDKDGVGRLMSISAKEGRAVKPELKLGICGEHGGDPSTVEFCHQLGLNYVSCSPYRVPIARLAAARAALKG comes from the coding sequence ATGCCACAATCTGAGATTACCAACGAAAAGGCCGGCAGTAAACAATACATCTACAGTTTCTCGGGCGGCTCTTCTGAAGGTGATGCGTCCATGAAAAACCTGCTCGGCGGCAAAGGCGCCAACCTTGCCGAGATGGCAAACATCGGTCTGCCGGTTCCTCCCGGCTTCACCATTTCAACCGAAGTTTGCACCTACTACTACGAAAATCAAAAAAACTACCCCAAAAATCTATTCGAGCAAGGAATCCCCGATGCGCTCCGCAAAATTGAAGAGACGCTCGGCAAAAAATTTGGAGACCCCGAAAACCCCCTCCTGGTCTCCGTCCGTTCAGGTGCAAGAGCCTCAATGCCCGGCATGATGGACACCATTCTCAACCTTGGTCTCAATGCACAAACCGTTGACGGCCTTGCAAAAAAATCAGGAAACCCCCGCTTCGCATGGGACTGCTACCGCCGTTTCGTGCAAATGTACGGAGATGTCGTGCTTGACCTCAAACCGACCGACAAAAAACAGATCGACCCCTTCGAAAAAATCCTTGAAGCAAAAAAACACGAGCTCGGCATCGAGCTCGACACAGAATTCACCGTTGAAGACCTCCAAAGTATCGTCGCTGACTATAAAACCGCAATTCTTGAAAAAACCGGCAAAACCTTCCCTGAAGACCCACACGAACAGCTCATCGGAGCAATCGGAGCCGTCTTCAACAGTTGGAACAACGAGCGGGCAATTGTATACCGCAAGCTCAACCACATTCCCGGTTATTGGGGCACCGCCTGCAACGTCCAGGCAATGGTCTTCGGCAACATGGGCCTCGATTGCGGAACCGGCGTAGCCTTCACGCGCGACGCCGCAACCGGCGACAACATCTTCTATGGTGAGTTTCTGATGAATGCCCAGGGAGAGGATGTGGTAGCCGGAACCAGAACCCCTCTGAAAATTGAACAACTCAAGGCCGAAAATCCAGGCATCTACGACCAGCTCGAAGAGATTCGCTCCATTCTCGAACACCACTACCACGACATGATGGACATCGAGTTCACCATCGAGAACAACATACTCTTCATGCTCCAGTGCAGGGTCGGCAAACGCACCGGCATGGCCGCAGTAAAAATAGCCGTTGACATGTTCAACGAAAAACTGATTGACGAAAAAGAGGCACTGCTGCGCATCGAGCCCGAACAACTCAACCAGTTGCTCCGGCCCGTCTTCGACATGAAAGAGAAGCAGGCAGCCATTCAGGAAGGACGACTCCTTGCAACAGGACTGAATGCCGGCCCTGGCGCCGCTACCGGCAAAATCTATTTCAACGCCGTCGATGCCTACGAAGCCGGAAAACGCGGAGAAGCGGTCATTCTTGTCCGCATCGAAACCTCCCCCGAAGACATCAAGGGCATGGATGCATCAGAAGGTATCCTCACCGAAAGAGGCGGCATGACCTCACACGCCGCACTGGTAGCCCGTCAGATGGGCAAGGTCTGCGTCGCAGGATGCGGAGCGCTCAGCATCGACTACCAGAGAGGAGAACTGCGGGTACAAGGCAACGATATTGTCCTGCATGAAGGTGATTACATCTCCATCGACGGCAGCACCGGAGAGGTCATTGCCGGAAAAGTAGCGACCAAAAACTCCGAAATCATCGAAGTACTCGTCGACAAGAGCCTCAAACCCGAAGATGCCCCGACATGGCCGATCTACCAGCAGCTCATGGAATGGGCCGATAAATACCGCAAACTCAACATCCGCACCAACGCCGACCAGCCCGACCAGGCAGAAATCGCCATCACCTTCGGCGCCGAAGGCATCGGCCTCTGCCGCACCGAACACATGTTCTTCGGCGGAGAGCGCATTGACGCCATGCGCGAAATGATTCTGGCCGACGATGTAGACGGCCGCAAAATAGCGCTTGAAAAACTGCTGCCATACCAGCGCGACGACTTCTACGGACTCTTCAAGGCAATGGGTTCACGCCCGGTCACCATCCGGCTTCTCGACCCACCTCTCCACGAGTTCCTGCCACACACCGACGACGAAATAAGGGCACTCTCCATCAAAATTGGCAGATCCTTTGAAGAGATCAAAGAGCGTATCGGCGATCTGCATGAATTTAACCCCATGCTCGGCCTTCGGGGCTGCCGACTCGGCATCCTGCACCCCGAAATCACCGTCATGCAGGTGCGGGCAATTATCGAAGCCGCATGCAAACTCAAAAAAGAGGGGCTCGAAGTAGTACCAGAAATCATGGTGCCACTTGTCAGCACCGTCAAAGAGCTTGAAATCACCAGCGAAGTGATCCACAAAACAGCACGCAGCGTCATAGCCGAACAAGGCACAGGCGTCAAATACCTCGTCGGCACCATGATCGAAGTACCCCGTGCAGCCATCACCTCCGACCAGATTGCCACCGCAGCCGACTTCTTCAGCTACGGCACCAACGACCTCACCCAGATGGGCCTCGGCATGAGCCGTGACGACTCAGGCCAATTCCTGCCCATCTACCAGCAACATGAAATCTTCGCACGCAACCCCTTCGAATCCATCGACAAGGATGGCGTGGGCCGACTCATGAGCATCTCGGCAAAAGAGGGACGGGCCGTCAAACCAGAACTCAAACTCGGCATCTGCGGCGAACACGGCGGCGATCCATCAACCGTCGAATTCTGCCACCAGTTGGGACTGAACTACGTCTCATGCAGCCCCTACAGAGTACCGATTGCCCGCCTTGCCGCTGCAAGAGCAGCACTGAAAGGGTAA
- a CDS encoding ABC transporter permease — translation MEIDPLVIFLQILRLAVPYVLTSVGATFSERGGVVNLALEGMMLVGAFGAAFGQYRSGSALAGILLALVCGLCVALLFAFVTVTLKADQIVAGIAINILVMGATRFGLSLLFGSSMNSERIAGIAVPSLLLDPLFLAAVLSVVAGYLVLFRTPYGLRLRATGESAETADSAGINVDRMRYSGVLVSGALAALGGAFLVFQQHTFTDNMSAGRGYIALAAMIIGKWNPAGAALASLFFATTESMEIWLQTGWIPSQLVQSLPYVITLVVLAGFVGRASAPRDAGTAFEKNRKSD, via the coding sequence ATGGAAATTGATCCTCTTGTTATTTTTCTGCAAATCTTGCGTCTTGCCGTTCCCTATGTGCTTACCTCTGTTGGGGCAACGTTTTCGGAGCGGGGCGGGGTGGTTAATCTGGCACTTGAGGGGATGATGCTTGTTGGTGCGTTTGGTGCGGCTTTTGGTCAGTACCGGAGCGGGTCGGCCCTGGCGGGCATTTTGCTGGCTCTGGTGTGCGGCCTTTGTGTTGCGCTGCTTTTTGCTTTTGTGACGGTTACCTTGAAGGCTGACCAGATTGTTGCCGGTATTGCTATCAATATTCTTGTTATGGGCGCTACCCGTTTTGGGCTCAGCCTGTTGTTCGGAAGTTCGATGAATTCGGAGCGGATTGCCGGTATTGCGGTTCCCTCTCTTTTGCTTGATCCTCTTTTTCTTGCTGCTGTGCTCTCTGTTGTTGCAGGTTATCTGGTGCTTTTCAGGACTCCTTATGGTCTGAGGCTTCGGGCAACGGGTGAAAGTGCTGAAACGGCCGACAGTGCAGGTATCAATGTGGATCGCATGCGCTATTCCGGCGTGCTTGTTTCTGGTGCACTTGCGGCTCTTGGTGGAGCTTTTCTTGTTTTTCAGCAGCATACCTTTACTGATAATATGTCGGCCGGGCGGGGTTATATCGCTCTTGCGGCTATGATTATCGGCAAGTGGAACCCGGCTGGAGCTGCACTTGCAAGTTTGTTTTTTGCAACGACCGAATCGATGGAGATTTGGCTCCAGACGGGGTGGATTCCCTCGCAGTTGGTGCAGTCACTCCCTTATGTCATAACGCTGGTTGTGCTTGCCGGATTTGTTGGCAGGGCTTCAGCGCCGAGGGATGCGGGTACTGCGTTTGAAAAAAACCGCAAATCAGATTAG